Genomic DNA from Fimbriimonas ginsengisoli Gsoil 348:
GAACTTAAGGGAAGGGATCGCTGCATCAACGTTGGGTGATCGGAGTACACGATCCTAGCCGGAGTAGGTAGGTCGATCCAGTCATTTGGGGGGATCGATTCAAGGATGCGGTAGAGGGCTCGGGTAGCGGGGGCATCGATAGTGTCGGGCCGGCCGGGAAAATCCCCGGTCTTGCCGCTCTCCATTCCCTTTTCCCACTGCTCCATTTGCTTTTGAAACGCGGCATCTCCCTCCAGAGCCCGTCTCGCCTCGCGGTCATCATAAACCGGGTGCTTTCTGAACTCTTCATGGAAGGTCACCAGTGCGGCCTGGAATTGTCTCCTTCGGCTGGCGGTTCGCTCATCTCGCTCCTGCTTTTCGATCTTCATTGACGGCACGAGCTTTCGGATTCCTCCGCTCACTTGCCACTCGCCTCCGGATACCAAGGCAACTCGGCTAAGAAGATCGTCCACCGGAACGTCCTTCACGCGGAGGCAAAGCACCTCGTTTGAAAGGACCGGCGCCGCCTCGAGCTTGACGCCGCTCTGCTGTGAAATTTCACGTAGAACGGCGGGCAACCCGGCGGCCGGGACGGTCAACGAGATCCGGTCGGCTTGACGAAGCGCGTGAAGGGCAAGAAGAACCGCAAGCGACACAATCTCAGGACGAGATACAGGCCCGCTTAGTTACCTGTCAAAATCGGCGAGATGAAGGTCGTCACCTATAACGCTGCTTCGATTCGCGCCCGGATGCCGCTGCTGGTCGAGTGGTTAGCCGAGAACGAGCCGGACGTCGTTGCGATTCAGGAGACCAAGGTAGAGGACGATAAGTTTCCAGTCGAGCCGCTCGCCGACCTCGGCTACGAAGTCGCTTTCCACGGTCAGAAGTCGTGGAACGGAGTAGCGACGCTTAGCCGCCGACCGATCGTCAATTCTCGGTTCGGCTTCGGCGACGAGCTGATGCCGAACGACGCGCGCGTACTGACCTGCGAAATCGACGGCGTGACCTACATCAACACTTACGTGCCGAACGGCAACACGGTGGGATCCGACAAATTCGAGTACAAGCTCCGCTGGCTAGACCGGTTTCGGCAGTACCTCGACCAAAACTTCCGCACCGACGACCCCCTCGTCTGGCTAGGCGACATCAATGTCGCTCCCACTCCCGACGACGTTTACGACAGCAAGCGGTTCTACGGCGGCGTCGGCCACCATCCGGACGAGTTTTCCCGCCTCTCTAAAATCGTCGATTTCGGGCTCACCGACGTCTTCCGCAAGTTCGTGCAGGGCCCCGGCCACTACACCTTTTGGGACTTCACCCTCCCGCGCGGCGTGGATCGCAACCTCGGTTGGCGCATCGACCATATCTATGCCACGGAGCCGCTGGCACGGCTTTGCACCGACTGCGTCATCGATAAAGCCGCCCGCCAACTGGAGCGTCCCAGCGATCATACGTTCCTTACCGCCACCTTCGATATGTAAGCAGGGCAGGGAACCGGGCTGAACTGTAGACGCTCCGATAGGGTGATGAGCGTTATTTCCTCTCCCCCATACCCGACCCGGATTCAAGCCGAGCAAGTAGCGGGCCTCCTCGTTCAGCAGGGGCTCCCAATGGAGAATATCTTCATTCGCGACGAGGTCCCAGCGTACGGGCTGAATCTCGGAGCCGGGGTTCCGACCGAGGCGATCGATGCCATGGTCAACGAGCACGACGATGAGGTTCGGCCGGCCGGAGCCGTCGGCGGTTACGTCGTCGAAGTGGAAACGGGCGGCGATGCTCTCAACGAGCGCGTCGCTCAAGAGGCATTCGGTTAGCCGTCGCTATCGGCATCTTCACCGTCGGTCGTCCCCGTAGAATCGGCATTCCGTCGTTAGTTGTCCGAGGAACGACTCTGATGAAGTACTGGAACTTCGGTGGTGTAAGAGCGAGGGCGGCAAGAACGGCGAGCATAATAAACCCTTTGCATTAGCAGTGCGAAGGGGCGGCTGGGGAGTTCAGTCGTTATCGGAAAACTTCCTTCCGCCCTGTTTCCACTACATGACCCGCACGAGATGGACAGGCGGGTCATTGGGCAGCCCCGTGGTGAACGTTAGCTCCCGTCCATCCGGCGAGAGTGAGAAGATTCCGCTTCTCAAGCTCTCGTCGGTAGGCTTGCGGCCATCGCGATGAGCGTAGATCGCCTCCGCGGCATTTTCCGAAGCGACGTATTCGCCCCGCGCGGTCATCCCAGGCCCCTTTACGCTGACCCGGCCGTCGCCAGTGAACCGCACGATCCAGTCGTTCGCCACGTAACCTGGCCCCGGCCCCCAATCTCCTTGGAAGCGATTCGGGGCGGTCTGAGCCATCCTTTGCGGACGCGAGTCTCCGAAGGGCTCGCGAACTTCCTGGCAGCCCGCGAAAATGACAGGAATCAACAGCACGGTGGCAAACGGGAGCGCACGCAATAGCATCCTGCCCCTTAGGAGTGTGTCGCTTGTTAAGTTTGTTCCACGGCATCCGGTCCGAAAAGCGCTACTCTTCGTCGCCCACCCAACGCAGATACCGGCGCATCGGGCCGGTGGAGAGCAAGGTGAACCACCATCGGTCGGCTGTTACCAGCTTCGTCCGTTCTCGCATCGCCAGGGCGAAATAGACCGACTCGTTGAAAGTGCGCGCCGTCGCGGTCGCAATCTCCAGGGCAGCGGGCGCCAGCTCGCTGGGAGAGACCGTCGTCAGCGGGAGTCGCCGGAGATTGGCTAACACCTTGTGAGCGTCTTCCCGCTTCATCTCTCCGCTCTTCACCCGTCGCCAAAGGACGGCGCCTACCTGGCCGAAGATCAAATCGGGAACCACGACTTCATGGGCGTGGTTCGCCACGCGCAGCGCCTCTTCTGAGAACGCTTCGTGGAAATACCATTTCAGGACGACGCTTGCGTCGACAACGACCCGACTCACTTACGCGGAGCCTCGCGTGCAAGCTCGCTGCTATCTGAGTAGGAGCGTCCGGAAAGCGCTTCGCGAATGCGAAGAAGCTCCTCCCAAGGGTCGCTGGCGGCTTCGCGCAAAATTTCCCGCAACTCCGCCTCCAAGCTCCGCCCGCCGGCTTTCGCCCGCCTTTTGAGGGCGTCAACAATGTTGTCGTCGAGTTGGCGAATGAGAACCTGAGCCACGATAGCAAGACGATAACAGAATGCGCTTCGGTTCCGCAACGGTAAAAACTACCGCGCCGCGGTTTGCGCGGCAAACTCGTCCAAAACCGTCTCAAACTCCGCCACCGTCGAGCAACGGGTAAGGCGGTCTCGGATCTGCGACGCTCCGACCTCCCCCTTGATGTACAGGGGAATTTGACCCCGCAACGCCCGACAAGCCCTAAACTCGGCATCGGCAAACGCAGGATTCGATCGGGCTTCTTCGAAGCTCTCCGCGTCCGCCTCGCACGCTACCATCATCCGGAGGTGTTCCGTCGCTACCCGAATCCGCTCCGCTAGAGTTGGCGCGGGCATCGGATCCTGGCCCGTCATAGCTCGCTGAATGTCGCGTAAGGCCCAGGGGTTGGAGATGGCGGCCCGGCCAACCATGACGCCGTCGCATCCGGTTTCGGTGAGCATCTTGAGCGCGTCTTCCGGCTTCTTGACATCGCCATTCCCGATGAGCGGCACCCGAACTGCCTCGCGCATGTCTGAGATCAGCTTCCAGTCGGCCTCACCCTCGAACCCTTGCTTGGCAAACCGCGCGTGCAAGGTGATCATCCGGGCGCCGGCGTCTTGAAACCTCCGCGCCAAGTCCGGAGCGGCGAAGAGGGAATAGTCCCAACCCGCACGCACCTTTACCGTTACGGGAACTTTGACCGCTTTCACTACGCTAGCAACGATTCTCTCAGCGAGTTCAGGGTCCTTCAAAAGAGCGGCTCCGGAGCCGGTTTTGCAAACCTTCGGTACCCAACAACCCATATTGATATCGACGATATCGGCGCCCATTTCTTCGGCGATGCGAGCGGTCTCCGCCATAACGTCCGGTTCGCCCCCGAAGATCTGAATCCCCATCGGCCGTTCGCCGGGATGGATCCGCATCTTCCGGAAGGTTTTCGTCGCGCCATAGTGGATTGCCATCGCGCTTACGAACTCGGTGAACATCAGCCCCGGCTGGGCGATCCGCTTGGCAATTAGACGGAACGGAAGATTGGTGACGTCCTCCATCGGAGCAAGGAGCAACGGCACCTCGACTGGGATCGAGCCGATTTTGAAGCCGGGAGAGGGTTGCGACATGGCGAATTACGGAAGAAACAAGGCCCTCTCGGCGGGAGTGGGCAGGCGGCAAGAATCTTTCTTGCCGAACCAGCGATAGCGGTTCTTCGCTACCAAGCGGTAGCCCCAGTCGCGAAGCGGGCGCGGGATCACCATGCCCAGGGCGCCGAGGAAGCCGTAGAATCCGCCGAGGTGGCGCAAGACCCCCAGGGCGGCGGACGAGCGGACGTGCTTGCCTCGGTCGTCGACGAGCACCACGGTCGACAGTCCCTCTTCGTTTGCGTATTCGGCGACAATCTGTTTTGCCGTGTCGCCCTGCAGCGACGAATATCGGAAGCGCCGTGCCTTATCGTGACGGATAACCCAATCGACGGAGGCGTTGCACAGGTTGCAGACCCCGTCGAAGAACAAGGTTGGATGATCTAATGCGGGGATCATCGGGACATCGCGAGCTGAATCAGATCTCTCGAGGGCTTGAATGTCACATCCTCCTTGATCGTTTCCAACACGGTTACCGGCACATCCGGCCGACCTTTGAGAAGTTCGCCGATCACCTCTTCTACGAGCTGTTCCGGGGTGGAAGCGCCGGAAGAGATGCCGATCGTGCGAAAGTCCGTCTTCCATTCCGGCCGAATTTGATCCGGGCGGAGAAGGAGGTGTGCCTCGGGTCCGATCCCCTCGGCTACCTCGCGAAGGCGATTCGAATTCGAGGAGCTTGGGGAACCGACGACCAGAACGAGATCGCACTGCGCGGCCAACTCACGAATCGCCATTTGACGATTCGTCGTCGCGTAGCAAATATCCTCTTTCTGCGGACGCTCCAGGTGAGGGAACCGGCGCTGCAACACGTCCATCGTGGCCGAGACTTCGTCCACGCTAAGGGTGGTCTGCGTGAGCACCGAAAGCTTCTCGTGAGGCGGCAACACGAGCCTTTCGGCATCCTCGGGAGTCTCGACGAGGGTCATCCTTCCGGGCGCCTCGCCCATCGTCCCCTCGGCTTCTACATGGCCAAGGTGGCCGATGTAAACCATGTAATACCCCTTGGCGGAGTAGTGCTTGGCTTCGTTGTGAACCTTGGTGACGAGAGGGCAGGTGGCGTCGATGATCGTCAGGCCGCGTTCCTTGGAATGAGCGCGCACATCGGGCGAAACGCCGTGGGCGGAGAAGACGACGACGGAGCCGCGCGGAACGTCGTCGATATCTTCGACGAACACCACCCCGCGTTGCTCGAACGAGCGCACGACCCACTCGTTGTGGACGATCGCATGCCGCACGTAGATGGGAGCGCCGTGAATCCGCAGGGCAAGGTCGACGACCTCGATGGCGTACGCTACGCCGGCACAAAAGCCCCGCGGGGCGGCGAGGATGATTCGCTCCACGTCCGATTCTACTCCGCGGGATGGCCGTGCGTTTTCTTGATTGCGGTAGAGGCGTTTGCGGGCGGGACGCCCGCGCTTCGGTGGCGCATCCGTCTATATTCGTTCTATGGACGCGCGGATGGTGAA
This window encodes:
- the dusB gene encoding tRNA dihydrouridine synthase DusB, which gives rise to MSQPSPGFKIGSIPVEVPLLLAPMEDVTNLPFRLIAKRIAQPGLMFTEFVSAMAIHYGATKTFRKMRIHPGERPMGIQIFGGEPDVMAETARIAEEMGADIVDINMGCWVPKVCKTGSGAALLKDPELAERIVASVVKAVKVPVTVKVRAGWDYSLFAAPDLARRFQDAGARMITLHARFAKQGFEGEADWKLISDMREAVRVPLIGNGDVKKPEDALKMLTETGCDGVMVGRAAISNPWALRDIQRAMTGQDPMPAPTLAERIRVATEHLRMMVACEADAESFEEARSNPAFADAEFRACRALRGQIPLYIKGEVGASQIRDRLTRCSTVAEFETVLDEFAAQTAAR
- the ispH gene encoding 4-hydroxy-3-methylbut-2-enyl diphosphate reductase, yielding MERIILAAPRGFCAGVAYAIEVVDLALRIHGAPIYVRHAIVHNEWVVRSFEQRGVVFVEDIDDVPRGSVVVFSAHGVSPDVRAHSKERGLTIIDATCPLVTKVHNEAKHYSAKGYYMVYIGHLGHVEAEGTMGEAPGRMTLVETPEDAERLVLPPHEKLSVLTQTTLSVDEVSATMDVLQRRFPHLERPQKEDICYATTNRQMAIRELAAQCDLVLVVGSPSSSNSNRLREVAEGIGPEAHLLLRPDQIRPEWKTDFRTIGISSGASTPEQLVEEVIGELLKGRPDVPVTVLETIKEDVTFKPSRDLIQLAMSR
- a CDS encoding type II toxin-antitoxin system VapC family toxin, with product MSRVVVDASVVLKWYFHEAFSEEALRVANHAHEVVVPDLIFGQVGAVLWRRVKSGEMKREDAHKVLANLRRLPLTTVSPSELAPAALEIATATARTFNESVYFALAMRERTKLVTADRWWFTLLSTGPMRRYLRWVGDEE
- a CDS encoding thiol-disulfide oxidoreductase DCC family protein, with protein sequence MIPALDHPTLFFDGVCNLCNASVDWVIRHDKARRFRYSSLQGDTAKQIVAEYANEEGLSTVVLVDDRGKHVRSSAALGVLRHLGGFYGFLGALGMVIPRPLRDWGYRLVAKNRYRWFGKKDSCRLPTPAERALFLP
- a CDS encoding FitA-like ribbon-helix-helix domain-containing protein, whose product is MAQVLIRQLDDNIVDALKRRAKAGGRSLEAELREILREAASDPWEELLRIREALSGRSYSDSSELAREAPRK
- the xth gene encoding exodeoxyribonuclease III codes for the protein MKVVTYNAASIRARMPLLVEWLAENEPDVVAIQETKVEDDKFPVEPLADLGYEVAFHGQKSWNGVATLSRRPIVNSRFGFGDELMPNDARVLTCEIDGVTYINTYVPNGNTVGSDKFEYKLRWLDRFRQYLDQNFRTDDPLVWLGDINVAPTPDDVYDSKRFYGGVGHHPDEFSRLSKIVDFGLTDVFRKFVQGPGHYTFWDFTLPRGVDRNLGWRIDHIYATEPLARLCTDCVIDKAARQLERPSDHTFLTATFDM